One window from the genome of Pseudonocardia hierapolitana encodes:
- a CDS encoding GNAT family N-acetyltransferase — translation MLVRRELPGDAPVIADVHAEAFAPMYPDATPVEPGLVDALRGSDAWLPPLSLVAEIDGSVVGHVCVTRATLGPDRLPALGLGPLGVREAHKRRGVGSALMHAVLGAADALDEGVVVLLGHPDYYPRFGFRPAAELGIEPEVPEWASHFQARPLTAYRPQLRGAFRYAAPFGEL, via the coding sequence GTGCTGGTCCGCCGTGAGCTCCCGGGTGACGCGCCCGTCATCGCCGACGTCCACGCCGAGGCGTTCGCCCCGATGTACCCCGACGCCACCCCGGTCGAGCCGGGGCTGGTCGACGCCCTGCGCGGGAGCGATGCGTGGCTGCCGCCGCTGTCGCTCGTCGCCGAGATCGACGGCTCGGTGGTGGGGCACGTCTGCGTCACGCGGGCGACGCTCGGCCCCGACCGGCTGCCCGCGCTCGGCCTCGGCCCGCTCGGCGTGCGGGAGGCCCACAAGCGCCGCGGGGTGGGCAGTGCCCTCATGCACGCGGTGCTCGGCGCGGCGGACGCGCTCGACGAGGGCGTCGTCGTGCTGCTGGGGCACCCCGACTACTACCCGCGGTTCGGCTTCCGCCCCGCCGCCGAGCTGGGGATCGAGCCCGAGGTGCCGGAGTGGGCGTCTCACTTCCAGGCCCGCCCGTTGACCGCGTACCGCCCGCAGCTGCGCGGCGCGTTCCGCTACGCCGCCCCCTTCGGCGAACTCTGA
- a CDS encoding glycosyltransferase family 39 protein, producing the protein MIAVAEVPPRARAAWGGLGALAAGVAALLLAVSGRYGYHRDELYFLRAGREPAFGYVDQPPLTPFLARAMDTVLPGSLTGLRLPSVLAAALVVVLTGLIARELGGGRGAQLLAAASMGVSAVLLVVGHLLSTTTFDLLAWTALTWLLVRALRDGGAVWLATGAVAGLAVQNKSLPLVLLAGVLVGVLAVGPRAALASRWPWLGAAVALVIWAPNLAWQAANGFPVFTLSTAIAGGSSGSSEPWYLFLPFQLVLVSPLLVPVWALGWWRLARDPALRTWRAFAVAYVLVAVLFLVTGGKPYYLAGFFPVLLAAGAPAVVEWARRGARRIRSGLIVAALALSLAMSALLMLPLVPVGELARTPVPDINYDAGETVGWPEFAATIAAVHAQVPAGERVAVLTGNYGEAGAVDRFLPALTPAHSGHNSYWSWGPPPEEAATLIVVGLDETQLRRWFGAVELAARVDNGVGLDNDEQGEPVWLVRERRVPWSQLWPQLRHIG; encoded by the coding sequence GTGATCGCAGTCGCCGAGGTTCCGCCCCGCGCGCGGGCAGCGTGGGGCGGCCTCGGCGCGCTGGCGGCCGGCGTCGCCGCGCTGCTGCTCGCGGTGTCCGGTCGCTACGGCTACCACCGCGACGAGCTGTACTTCCTGCGGGCGGGACGTGAGCCCGCGTTCGGTTACGTGGACCAGCCGCCGCTCACGCCGTTCCTCGCCCGCGCGATGGACACGGTGCTGCCCGGCTCGCTCACCGGGCTGCGCCTGCCGTCCGTGCTCGCCGCGGCCCTGGTGGTGGTGCTCACCGGCCTGATCGCCCGCGAGCTGGGCGGAGGGCGCGGCGCGCAGCTGCTGGCCGCGGCGAGCATGGGTGTCTCGGCGGTGTTGCTCGTCGTCGGGCACCTGCTCTCGACCACCACGTTCGACCTGCTCGCCTGGACCGCCCTGACGTGGCTGCTGGTGCGCGCCCTGCGGGACGGGGGCGCGGTCTGGCTCGCCACGGGCGCCGTGGCCGGCCTCGCCGTGCAGAACAAGTCGCTGCCGCTGGTGCTGCTCGCCGGCGTCCTCGTGGGCGTGCTCGCGGTGGGGCCCCGGGCGGCGTTGGCGAGCCGCTGGCCGTGGCTGGGCGCGGCCGTGGCGCTCGTGATCTGGGCACCGAACCTGGCCTGGCAGGCCGCCAACGGGTTCCCGGTGTTCACGCTGTCTACCGCGATCGCGGGCGGCAGCTCCGGCAGCAGCGAACCGTGGTACCTCTTCCTGCCGTTCCAGCTCGTGCTCGTGAGTCCGCTGCTCGTGCCGGTGTGGGCGCTGGGCTGGTGGCGGTTGGCCCGCGACCCCGCGCTGCGCACGTGGCGGGCCTTCGCCGTGGCGTACGTGCTGGTCGCGGTGCTGTTCCTGGTGACGGGCGGCAAGCCCTACTACCTCGCGGGCTTCTTCCCCGTGCTGCTCGCGGCCGGCGCGCCCGCGGTCGTCGAGTGGGCCCGCCGCGGCGCCCGCCGCATCCGGTCCGGCCTGATCGTGGCCGCTCTCGCGTTGAGCCTCGCGATGTCGGCCCTGCTCATGCTGCCGCTCGTGCCGGTCGGCGAGCTGGCGCGCACGCCGGTGCCGGACATCAACTACGACGCGGGGGAGACGGTCGGCTGGCCGGAGTTCGCCGCCACGATCGCCGCGGTGCACGCGCAGGTGCCGGCGGGCGAGCGCGTCGCGGTGCTCACCGGCAACTACGGGGAGGCCGGCGCCGTCGACCGGTTCCTGCCCGCGCTCACCCCGGCGCACAGCGGGCACAACTCGTACTGGAGTTGGGGTCCTCCTCCGGAGGAGGCCGCCACGCTGATCGTGGTCGGACTGGACGAGACGCAGCTGCGCCGGTGGTTCGGCGCGGTCGAGCTCGCCGCGCGCGTCGACAACGGTGTGGGTCTGGACAACGACGAGCAGGGGGAGCCGGTCTGGCTGGTCCGCGAGCGGCGCGTGCCGTGGTCGCAGCTGTGGCCGCAGCTGCGCCACATCGGGTGA
- a CDS encoding HlyD family efflux transporter periplasmic adaptor subunit, whose translation MSRTTGRRAWAACAIGAAAVLALTACTAEPPPPPTLRVDRGSVQSTVSASGTLVAISEQTLGFPRRGQLTEVLVGVGDQVVPGQELARIDDFALRQTLQQEQANLAEAQAELDRAQGNNRVNATGRTLDQAREILEAVKKQVDETNDFNEAATKRAREQLDFDKKVLDRAWDTLRQTEDTCGDGDDSSSLSSTEDDQETPAPTTPPTTQPRSRDDDESTEGASFTVEGIAYSPAQTPSCQEQIASARTAVDNAKRTVLQSEAALDQAKHQEDVDRAAGQVSIEREQQTVISAENDSGAARNDRPADIEVRKAQLRNAQAAVRVAQQDVDNTVLYAPTAGTVSAINGRAGEFVGEASGTTPVAPGSTATIPESTDLASDSGSGGTGGGSPLIVLNNLDTFQLVVPFEESDAARIAVNQQVEVTVDAIPDLRAPATVLAIAPTGTPSNGIVQYNATIVLREGDARLRDGQTALADVITESVDNVLRIPSAAVRREGASTIVDVRGPDGQPVPTPFDAGAVGDEYTQVLSGLREGQELLLPPAPPAAAAGGGGGPGGGG comes from the coding sequence ATGTCCCGAACGACCGGTCGGCGCGCCTGGGCGGCATGCGCCATCGGTGCGGCCGCGGTGCTGGCCCTCACGGCCTGCACCGCGGAGCCGCCGCCACCGCCGACGCTGCGCGTGGACCGCGGCTCGGTGCAGTCGACCGTGTCGGCGTCCGGGACCCTCGTCGCGATCTCCGAGCAGACCCTCGGCTTCCCGCGGCGCGGGCAGCTCACGGAGGTGCTGGTGGGCGTCGGCGACCAGGTCGTGCCCGGCCAGGAGCTCGCGCGCATCGACGACTTCGCGCTCCGCCAGACGCTCCAGCAGGAACAGGCGAACCTCGCCGAGGCGCAGGCCGAGCTGGACCGCGCCCAGGGCAACAACCGCGTGAACGCCACGGGGCGCACCCTCGACCAGGCGCGGGAGATCCTCGAGGCGGTCAAGAAGCAGGTCGACGAGACCAACGACTTCAACGAGGCCGCCACGAAGCGGGCGCGCGAGCAGCTCGACTTCGACAAGAAGGTCCTCGACCGCGCCTGGGACACGCTGCGCCAGACCGAGGACACCTGTGGGGACGGGGACGACAGCTCGTCCCTGAGCAGCACCGAGGACGACCAGGAGACGCCGGCCCCGACGACCCCGCCCACGACGCAACCCCGGTCCCGGGACGACGACGAGAGCACCGAGGGTGCGTCGTTCACCGTGGAGGGCATCGCGTACAGCCCGGCCCAGACCCCGTCCTGCCAGGAGCAGATCGCCTCCGCGCGCACCGCCGTCGACAACGCGAAGCGCACCGTGCTCCAGTCGGAGGCCGCGCTGGACCAGGCGAAGCACCAGGAGGACGTCGACCGGGCCGCCGGGCAGGTGTCGATCGAGCGGGAGCAGCAGACCGTCATCTCCGCCGAGAACGACAGCGGCGCCGCGCGCAACGACCGGCCCGCCGACATCGAGGTCCGCAAGGCCCAGCTGCGCAACGCGCAGGCGGCGGTCCGGGTCGCGCAGCAGGACGTCGACAACACGGTGCTCTACGCCCCGACTGCAGGCACCGTGTCGGCGATCAACGGCAGGGCGGGCGAGTTCGTGGGCGAGGCGTCCGGCACCACCCCGGTGGCACCCGGAAGCACCGCGACGATCCCCGAGAGCACCGACCTCGCATCCGACAGCGGCTCCGGTGGCACGGGGGGCGGCAGCCCGCTCATCGTCCTGAACAACCTCGACACGTTCCAGCTGGTCGTGCCGTTCGAGGAGTCCGACGCGGCGCGCATCGCGGTCAACCAGCAGGTGGAGGTCACGGTCGACGCCATTCCCGACCTGCGGGCGCCCGCAACCGTGCTCGCGATCGCGCCGACCGGGACCCCGTCCAACGGGATCGTGCAGTACAACGCCACGATCGTGCTCCGCGAGGGCGACGCCCGGCTGCGCGACGGCCAGACCGCGCTGGCAGACGTGATCACCGAGTCGGTGGACAACGTGCTGCGCATCCCGTCGGCCGCGGTCCGGCGCGAGGGGGCGAGCACGATCGTCGACGTCCGCGGCCCGGACGGCCAACCTGTTCCGACCCCGTTCGATGCCGGTGCCGTCGGCGACGAGTACACCCAGGTGCTCTCCGGTCTGCGGGAGGGCCAGGAGCTCCTGCTCCCGCCCGCGCCTCCCGCTGCTGCCGCCGGTGGTGGTGGCGGCCCGGGCGGTGGGGGCTGA
- a CDS encoding ABC transporter permease has protein sequence MIWEVVRIALRGLRANKLRSALTTLGIIIGVSAVILLTALGNGIQAGFNEQFGSLNTQITVTPTEGGVPGGGRARDLTENDLEALLRDAPDVATAIPIVGGAALLQREGDQYRTSVTGTTADYFPITDRELTAGRPFNEQEVRSNAKVVVLGPNPVNELFGGNATSALGQEIRISRAVFRVIGVAEATGQQDDVAIMPLGAARSYLTGGDDELDTIIVRAYSAEAVTAATNQITTVLSDRHNIRDPAKRDFEVQALQQQIQEATQFLSFLTLFTAAVAGISLIVGSIGVANIMLVTVTERTREIGIRKAIGARPRVILLQFMLESIFLSGLGGLMGITLGVGLSLTGAAILPQLIPDFPAPAVDPMSIVLAFTISLIIGLIAGGYPAHRASRLRPIEALRYQ, from the coding sequence GTGATCTGGGAGGTCGTGCGCATCGCGCTGCGTGGCCTGCGGGCCAACAAGCTGCGCTCCGCGCTCACCACCCTGGGCATCATCATCGGTGTCTCGGCGGTCATCCTGCTCACCGCGCTCGGCAACGGGATCCAGGCCGGGTTCAACGAGCAGTTCGGCTCGCTCAACACCCAGATCACGGTGACCCCCACCGAGGGCGGGGTGCCCGGCGGCGGCCGGGCCCGCGACCTCACCGAGAACGACCTGGAGGCGCTGCTCAGGGACGCGCCGGACGTCGCGACCGCCATCCCGATCGTGGGCGGGGCCGCGCTGTTGCAGCGGGAGGGCGACCAGTACCGCACGTCGGTCACGGGAACGACGGCCGACTACTTCCCGATCACCGACCGCGAGCTGACGGCGGGGCGCCCGTTCAACGAGCAGGAGGTCCGCTCCAACGCCAAGGTGGTCGTGCTCGGTCCCAACCCGGTCAACGAGCTGTTCGGCGGCAACGCGACATCCGCGCTCGGCCAGGAGATCCGGATCAGCCGGGCGGTTTTCCGGGTGATCGGCGTCGCGGAGGCCACCGGGCAGCAGGATGACGTCGCGATCATGCCGCTCGGGGCCGCGCGCAGCTACCTCACCGGCGGCGACGACGAGCTGGACACCATCATCGTGCGGGCGTACTCCGCCGAGGCGGTGACCGCGGCGACGAACCAGATCACGACGGTCCTGTCCGACCGCCACAACATCCGCGACCCCGCGAAGCGCGACTTCGAGGTGCAGGCGCTCCAGCAGCAGATCCAGGAGGCCACGCAGTTCCTGTCGTTCCTGACGCTGTTCACCGCTGCGGTCGCCGGGATCTCGCTGATCGTCGGAAGCATCGGCGTCGCGAACATCATGCTGGTGACGGTCACGGAGCGGACCCGGGAGATCGGCATCCGCAAGGCGATCGGCGCCCGGCCGCGGGTGATCCTCCTGCAGTTCATGCTCGAGTCGATCTTCCTGTCCGGGCTGGGCGGGCTGATGGGCATCACGCTCGGTGTGGGTCTCTCGCTCACCGGTGCCGCGATCCTGCCGCAGCTCATCCCCGATTTCCCGGCGCCGGCCGTCGACCCCATGTCGATCGTGCTCGCCTTCACCATCAGCTTGATCATCGGCCTGATCGCGGGCGGTTACCCGGCGCACCGCGCGTCGCGGCTGCGTCCGATCGAGGCCCTCCGATACCAATGA
- a CDS encoding ABC transporter ATP-binding protein, producing MIELDGVTKVYGNGEVKVRALGPVDLLIEEGDFVAIMGPSGSGKSTMMNILGCLDVPSGGRYTLDGIDVSKLRDNKLAAIRNTRIGFVFQSFNLIARTSAVRNVELPLIYAGDRSNRRQRALAALERVGLGERAGHMPNELSGGQQQRVAVARALVTNPAIILADEPTGNLDTTSTVEVMRLLEELNDAGRTVVLITHEPEVAEFAKRVIELRDGKIVRDVRQKQLVAS from the coding sequence ATGATCGAGCTCGACGGCGTCACGAAGGTCTACGGCAACGGCGAGGTGAAGGTCCGGGCGCTCGGCCCGGTCGACCTCCTCATCGAGGAGGGCGACTTCGTCGCGATCATGGGCCCGTCCGGTTCGGGCAAGAGCACGATGATGAACATCCTCGGTTGCCTCGACGTGCCGAGCGGCGGCCGCTACACCCTCGACGGGATCGACGTCAGCAAGCTGCGGGACAACAAGCTCGCGGCCATCCGCAACACCCGCATCGGGTTCGTGTTCCAGTCGTTCAACCTGATCGCGCGCACGTCCGCGGTGCGCAACGTCGAGCTACCGCTCATCTACGCCGGGGACCGCTCCAACCGCAGGCAACGCGCGCTGGCGGCGCTGGAACGGGTGGGCCTCGGTGAGCGGGCCGGCCACATGCCCAACGAGCTGTCCGGTGGGCAGCAGCAGCGGGTTGCGGTGGCGCGGGCGCTGGTGACCAATCCCGCGATCATCCTGGCCGACGAGCCCACCGGGAACCTGGACACCACCTCGACGGTCGAGGTCATGCGGTTGCTGGAGGAGCTGAACGACGCAGGCCGCACCGTCGTGCTGATCACGCACGAGCCGGAGGTCGCGGAGTTCGCCAAGCGCGTGATCGAGCTGCGCGACGGCAAGATCGTGCGGGACGTGCGGCAGAAGCAACTGGTCGCCTCGTGA
- a CDS encoding citrate/2-methylcitrate synthase: protein MEEIDAAEAARRLGVKPATLYAYVSRGVLRRRPGADGRRSVFDAAEVDLLGRRGRPRRAAETELVVESALTALVGNRPYYRGRDALALAGSVRYEQVATWLWTGEPEAFTEPVEGWQVAPGAGPAVRDAQRGLPGDLLPLDRMPVIVTVLAGLDPLRFHLDPPAVVAAGKTIVAGLVEGLPVPEGGARLGGSVAQRLWSRLTARPPDGLVDVLEATLVLLADHELAASTLAARVAASVRADPYAVVLAGLGVLSGPLHGGASLAAERMLAEMRDPSDAARVIGDRLRRGERIPGLGHRVYTGADGRGVRLMELLRAAVPGHERLAAAEAVIAEAGRRKLPAPNIDLAMASLARVAGMVPGAGAAIAAVARTAGWLAHGMEEYARGRMLRPRAVYTGPPPGS, encoded by the coding sequence GTGGAGGAGATCGACGCCGCCGAGGCCGCGCGCCGGCTCGGGGTCAAGCCGGCGACGCTGTACGCCTACGTCAGCCGGGGCGTGCTGCGCAGGCGGCCGGGCGCAGACGGGCGCCGGAGCGTGTTCGACGCCGCCGAGGTGGATCTGCTCGGCCGCCGTGGCAGGCCCCGCCGCGCGGCCGAGACGGAGCTGGTGGTCGAGTCCGCGCTGACCGCGCTCGTGGGCAATCGGCCCTACTACCGGGGCCGGGACGCGCTGGCGTTGGCCGGCTCGGTCCGCTACGAGCAGGTGGCCACGTGGCTGTGGACGGGGGAGCCGGAGGCGTTCACGGAGCCGGTGGAGGGGTGGCAGGTGGCGCCCGGGGCAGGTCCCGCGGTGCGGGACGCGCAGCGTGGCCTGCCCGGTGACCTGCTGCCGCTCGACCGGATGCCGGTGATCGTCACCGTTCTGGCGGGCCTGGACCCGCTGCGCTTCCACCTCGACCCGCCGGCTGTCGTGGCGGCGGGGAAGACCATCGTGGCCGGGCTCGTGGAGGGCCTTCCGGTCCCGGAGGGTGGCGCCCGGCTCGGCGGCTCCGTCGCGCAGCGGCTCTGGAGCCGCCTCACCGCCCGCCCGCCGGACGGCCTGGTCGACGTCCTCGAGGCCACGTTGGTGCTGCTCGCCGACCACGAGCTGGCGGCCTCCACGCTCGCCGCGCGGGTGGCCGCGTCGGTGCGGGCCGACCCGTACGCCGTGGTGCTCGCAGGGCTGGGGGTGCTCTCCGGCCCGCTGCACGGCGGCGCCTCGCTCGCCGCGGAGCGGATGCTCGCGGAGATGCGGGACCCGTCCGACGCGGCACGCGTGATCGGCGACCGGCTGCGCCGCGGCGAGCGCATCCCCGGTCTCGGGCACCGCGTCTACACCGGTGCCGACGGTCGCGGCGTCCGGTTGATGGAGCTGCTGCGGGCGGCCGTGCCCGGCCACGAGCGGCTGGCCGCTGCCGAGGCCGTCATCGCCGAGGCCGGACGCCGCAAGCTCCCTGCTCCCAACATCGACCTCGCCATGGCGTCCCTCGCGCGCGTGGCGGGCATGGTGCCCGGCGCCGGCGCGGCGATCGCCGCGGTGGCCCGCACGGCGGGCTGGCTGGCGCACGGGATGGAGGAGTACGCGCGCGGGCGGATGCTGCGCCCGCGCGCCGTCTACACCGGCCCGCCGCCGGGCTCCTGA
- a CDS encoding LeuA family protein, which yields MPRVHFLDVTNRDGVQTARTGLSKFGKTMVNWYLGRLGVAQSEIGFPFLRHEVPYVRAQVALEKAGAFGGLRLAGWCRGVVADVEKAVPLDLRHYNLSISTSDYMIENKFRGKLARDAIIREMTAAVRVAKQGGAETVGVNAEDGSRTDDGFLLEFTLAAKEAGADRVRYCDTIGGDTPGRIRERFATLAAATGMPVETHCHNDLGMAVANSVSGALGDLDAGQDAWINTCVNGIGERSGNADLLSTILAFEHGFGIDAEIGDALDLSWARRFGLWASYAFGQPLPHNQVGVGRNAFAHESGIHADGALKDHGNYELYDEATLGPFPDDHHTRPGRVVLTGEYGGKAGFRHVMDGLGIEPADEARSFELVQLCNAMTGRPLTDDELRLIATYPAELSLLFPGLLD from the coding sequence ATGCCACGAGTGCACTTCCTGGACGTCACCAACCGCGACGGCGTGCAGACCGCACGCACCGGCCTGTCCAAGTTCGGCAAGACGATGGTCAACTGGTACCTGGGCCGGCTCGGCGTGGCCCAGTCCGAGATCGGCTTCCCGTTCCTGCGTCACGAGGTGCCCTACGTGCGGGCGCAGGTGGCCCTCGAGAAGGCGGGCGCGTTCGGCGGCCTGCGCCTCGCCGGCTGGTGCCGGGGCGTCGTCGCGGACGTGGAGAAGGCCGTTCCGCTCGACCTGCGGCACTACAACCTGTCGATCTCCACGTCCGACTACATGATCGAGAACAAGTTCCGCGGCAAACTGGCCCGCGACGCGATCATCCGGGAGATGACCGCGGCCGTCCGCGTCGCGAAACAGGGCGGGGCCGAGACGGTCGGCGTGAACGCCGAGGACGGGTCGCGCACCGACGACGGGTTCCTGCTGGAGTTCACCCTCGCCGCGAAGGAGGCGGGCGCCGACCGCGTCCGCTATTGCGACACGATCGGCGGCGACACCCCGGGCCGCATCCGGGAACGCTTCGCCACGCTCGCGGCCGCGACCGGCATGCCCGTGGAGACGCACTGCCACAACGACCTCGGCATGGCCGTCGCGAACTCCGTGTCCGGCGCGCTGGGCGACCTCGATGCCGGGCAGGACGCCTGGATCAACACCTGCGTCAACGGCATCGGGGAGCGCTCGGGCAACGCCGACCTGCTGTCGACGATCCTCGCATTCGAGCACGGCTTCGGGATCGACGCGGAGATCGGCGACGCCCTCGACCTGAGCTGGGCCCGCCGCTTCGGACTGTGGGCGAGCTACGCGTTCGGCCAGCCGCTGCCCCACAACCAGGTCGGCGTGGGCCGCAACGCCTTCGCGCACGAGTCCGGCATCCACGCCGATGGCGCGCTCAAGGACCACGGCAACTACGAGCTGTACGACGAGGCCACGCTCGGCCCGTTCCCCGACGACCACCACACCCGTCCGGGGCGGGTCGTGCTCACCGGCGAGTACGGCGGGAAGGCCGGGTTCCGCCACGTCATGGACGGTCTCGGTATCGAGCCTGCCGACGAGGCGCGGTCGTTCGAGCTGGTGCAGCTGTGCAACGCGATGACCGGCCGACCCCTGACCGACGACGAGCTGCGCCTGATCGCGACATACCCCGCGGAGCTCTCGCTGCTGTTCCCCGGCCTGCTGGACTGA
- a CDS encoding bile acid:sodium symporter family protein yields the protein MRRLQQVSELAGRWFPLIVVVAGAIALAVPGAFRGWSAAVPWLLALIMLGMGLTLRPVDFAYVARRPVAFVLGVVAQFVIMPGLGWLLATTLPLSPELAVGVILVACAPGGTASNVMVFLAKGDTALSVAMTSASTLLAPIVTPLLVLALAGRFLPVQPGALFVSILQIVLVPVLLGFLLRRFAGRQVEKVVPALPLISVVGITAVVMAVVAGSAAALLASGLVILVAVVLHNVLGLGLGYLAARLCGLDETARRAISIEVGMQNSGLSASLATTHFNPVAALPAAVFSVWHNVSGSILAGYWARRPTTAPADRVRSES from the coding sequence GTGCGCCGTCTGCAGCAGGTCAGCGAGCTCGCCGGCCGGTGGTTCCCACTGATCGTGGTCGTGGCCGGGGCGATCGCGCTGGCCGTCCCCGGGGCGTTCCGCGGCTGGTCGGCAGCGGTTCCGTGGCTCCTGGCGCTGATCATGCTCGGCATGGGGCTGACGCTGCGGCCGGTCGACTTCGCCTACGTGGCCCGCCGGCCCGTCGCCTTCGTCCTCGGCGTCGTGGCCCAGTTCGTGATCATGCCGGGGCTCGGCTGGCTGCTGGCCACGACGCTGCCGCTGAGCCCCGAGCTCGCCGTCGGCGTGATCCTCGTGGCCTGTGCACCGGGCGGCACGGCGTCCAACGTGATGGTCTTCCTCGCCAAGGGCGACACCGCGCTGTCGGTGGCCATGACATCGGCGTCGACGCTGCTCGCGCCGATCGTCACCCCGCTGCTGGTGCTGGCGCTCGCGGGCCGGTTCCTCCCGGTCCAGCCCGGTGCGCTGTTCGTGTCGATCCTGCAGATCGTGCTCGTCCCGGTGCTGCTCGGCTTTCTGCTGCGGCGCTTCGCCGGGCGGCAGGTCGAGAAGGTGGTGCCCGCGCTGCCGCTGATCTCCGTCGTCGGGATCACCGCGGTGGTGATGGCCGTCGTCGCAGGGAGCGCGGCGGCACTGCTGGCGTCCGGGCTGGTCATCCTGGTCGCCGTCGTGCTGCACAACGTGCTGGGCCTTGGCCTGGGCTACCTCGCGGCCCGGCTGTGCGGGCTCGACGAGACCGCCCGCCGGGCGATCTCCATCGAGGTCGGGATGCAGAACTCGGGCCTGTCCGCGAGTCTCGCCACCACCCACTTCAACCCGGTCGCGGCGCTGCCCGCTGCGGTGTTCTCGGTCTGGCACAACGTGAGCGGCTCGATCCTGGCCGGCTACTGGGCCCGCCGCCCGACCACGGCGCCCGCAGACCGAGTGCGGTCTGAGTCGTAG
- a CDS encoding TRAP transporter substrate-binding protein, producing MRRGKAAALAGAAAAVLLVGACSAGTGVPGAVDAGGAAGGSAAASAETVFRVAFNQPENHPQFIAMQAMGERLAERTGGRYGIEVYPNETLGAQRETIELVQSGALDMSMVASPLLENFNPDFVAFNLPFTFDSQDHQRQVANDPAIVSELYSSLDGQNIHVLAAFHGGVRSMYNPRGPITTPADLAGMKVRVIESDTNIAMIRLMGGSGTPMGMGEVYTALQSGVIDAAENNELTYFNSKHSEVAPYYSYTRHLMLPDYLIINPAVLAGMSPEHRTIFTEEVRAAVEEEGQLWKTEIARVTQAAKDAGAQFNEVDTTAFAAAIRPLVEQKLTSDVARRIHEQARAAATAG from the coding sequence ATGAGACGAGGAAAGGCAGCCGCGCTCGCGGGGGCGGCTGCGGCGGTGCTCCTGGTGGGGGCGTGCAGCGCGGGTACCGGGGTTCCCGGCGCTGTCGACGCGGGCGGGGCCGCGGGCGGCTCGGCAGCGGCGTCGGCCGAGACGGTGTTCCGGGTCGCGTTCAACCAGCCCGAGAACCACCCGCAGTTCATCGCCATGCAGGCCATGGGCGAGCGGCTCGCCGAGCGCACCGGCGGCCGGTACGGCATCGAGGTCTACCCCAACGAGACCCTCGGCGCCCAGCGCGAGACGATCGAGTTGGTGCAGTCCGGGGCGCTGGACATGTCGATGGTCGCCAGCCCGCTGCTGGAGAACTTCAACCCCGACTTCGTGGCCTTCAACCTGCCGTTCACGTTCGACTCGCAGGACCACCAGCGCCAGGTCGCCAACGACCCCGCGATCGTCTCCGAGCTCTACTCCTCGCTCGACGGGCAGAACATCCACGTGCTCGCCGCGTTCCACGGCGGCGTCCGCTCGATGTACAACCCCCGAGGCCCGATCACGACGCCGGCCGACCTCGCCGGGATGAAGGTCCGGGTCATCGAGTCGGACACGAACATCGCGATGATCCGGCTGATGGGCGGCAGCGGCACGCCGATGGGGATGGGCGAGGTCTACACCGCCCTGCAGTCCGGGGTCATCGACGCCGCCGAGAACAACGAGCTGACCTACTTCAACTCCAAGCACTCCGAGGTCGCGCCGTACTACAGCTACACCCGCCACCTCATGCTCCCGGACTACCTGATCATCAACCCGGCGGTCCTCGCGGGCATGTCCCCGGAGCACCGCACGATCTTCACCGAGGAGGTCCGCGCCGCCGTCGAGGAGGAGGGGCAGCTCTGGAAGACCGAGATCGCGCGGGTCACCCAGGCCGCGAAGGACGCCGGAGCGCAGTTCAACGAAGTGGACACCACCGCGTTCGCGGCGGCGATCCGCCCGCTCGTCGAGCAGAAGCTCACCAGTGACGTCGCCCGCCGGATCCACGAGCAGGCGCGCGCCGCCGCCACGGCCGGCTGA
- a CDS encoding TRAP transporter small permease codes for MTAVKVALDRALTAVCVVLFAALVLDVSWQVFARQVLGSPSGWSEELAKYLFIWLGLFGAALVFGERGHVAMDVVVRRLPRTAQVVLAIAVQLAILIFTGLVLLWGGFLVSQLAWNQNLTGLPITVGPLYLALPISGALIAFYTLFHLVQILTGAERPVEDTELELV; via the coding sequence ATGACCGCCGTCAAGGTGGCACTCGACCGCGCGCTGACCGCGGTCTGCGTGGTGCTGTTCGCCGCGCTCGTGCTCGACGTGTCGTGGCAGGTGTTCGCCCGGCAGGTCCTCGGCAGCCCGAGCGGCTGGTCCGAGGAGCTGGCCAAGTACCTGTTCATCTGGCTCGGCCTGTTCGGCGCGGCGCTCGTGTTCGGCGAGCGCGGCCACGTCGCAATGGACGTGGTCGTGCGCCGCCTGCCGCGGACGGCACAGGTCGTGCTGGCGATAGCCGTCCAGCTGGCGATCCTGATCTTCACCGGGCTGGTGCTGCTGTGGGGCGGGTTCCTGGTGTCGCAGCTGGCCTGGAACCAGAACCTGACCGGCCTGCCGATCACGGTGGGCCCGCTCTACCTGGCCCTGCCGATCAGCGGCGCCCTGATCGCCTTCTACACCCTCTTCCACCTGGTCCAGATCCTCACCGGCGCCGAGCGCCCGGTGGAGGACACCGAACTCGAGCTCGTCTAG